The genomic interval CTGATCGACGCGTGGTAGTCAACGCCCCCAGATATGCTCTTCACGGCACGACGCAGCTCCGGCATCCCAACGAGCGATACCCATCCGCAGATACCGTCCACAACGCTCGCACCGAGCAGCCAACGCGCTTCTACAGCGGAGAGGCTTGGCGACACCACGATCGTCCTCGGGGCACCCGTACCTTCTTGCGCGAAACGGATCGCGGCACGAAGATCATTCGCCGCCGCGCGGAAGCTAAAGCCAAGGCTCTCCTGTCCCTCAACTCGGTGTGCCGGTGCCACATACGACTCGCCCTCGCGGGCGGTCCCGTCATAGCGAAGAACCCTTACGGGCACTGCATTGCGCGCGCAGGAAGCCCTAATCTGAGTTGCTAGGGGGAGGAGCACTTCTTTCGTTTTCCCCCAAGCTGGTGCGACCACAACTGACACCGCGCCCCGCTGCGGCCCATATGTGTCCAGCAGCCCCGAGATCCGCCCCCCTCCTGCGCCACGAAAGTGAACAACCGACTCTTCGGGACGACCCCTGGGTGCCACGATCCTGGAGAGCCTCGTCGCAATCCAAGCGCCAACGCCGCCATTCACGCGCCGCTCCGCGAACCGCTCCATCGGAACACCCGCGTGGCTTGGATAGCGACTGACACTCAAGCCAATACGATGACGAAACGCGTCCTGCTGCGTTCGATTCCTTACTGTCGCGTAGCCCAGACCGCTCGCAGCGTTCGTTGCGAGACTGACCTGCGCTCCGACTTCAAGCCGCGCCTCCCGATCGACGAGCAGGCCCACCCCTCCGGAAGACTGATCAAACTGGCTTGCACGCACTGTTCGAGTACCACGATGAAGGGTGACATCATTCGCAGAAGGCAACCGAGGCTCAGCACGCCTTTCCACACTGGAGATGAGGTCAGGCATGGACAACTCGGCAACTGGCGAGTCCGCGGAGAGGACCTGTGCATGAGCCAGGAACTGCAACCCAGCCCTTGATCCCGACAACACAAGATGCTCGCCTTCGCTGAGATGCCTTTCCGCGCTAACGACGATCGATGCGGACTTGAGGCCCGCAATCGAGATAGTCCCCTTGCCACCGATACCCTCAGCCAGATCCACTGGACCATCCGCAATCAGCTCCGTGAGAAACTCCCGCACGGCCGCTCCGGCCGCTATCACTCTTACGCCGGCGCCCTCAAGAGCGGATCCCGAACGCCGATCTAGCACCTGGCCAAACGAAGGCGAGCTAGCGCTCATTAGGCGACCCCACGTCTCGAACGAGCTTCCTATCCCGCCGAGCACTTCCTCGATCCAGGTTGCTCACACCGAACAGAGCGACGCCAGGCGCTTTGATCGACCGGCTCTCAAGCAGCTCCAGCTCACTCACAACCCGCCCCTGGTCCGCCACGACGCGGACGCTGGAAACGGAACGCCGATTCTCCTCGTCGTAGCTCACAACCAAACGCTTCTTGCCAGCACCAGCAACGACATCAATCCACTGAATTCGCGAAACCGAATGATCAACGCAAACGTCAAACTTGCTGTACGAGAGCTGACTAGACTGACTTGGCAACAGAATGAAGACCTCGCAATCGCCTGCCTCGCCCCTGTCAATCAAGGTGAAGTCCGAAGCGCGCTTCGGGAGGAGATCTTGATACGAGAAATCGCTGCCGAAAAACGCATCTCGCATCTGCCCAACCGAAACGCGCCTCGATCGTCGTAACGCCGGCAAGTAAACATACAGAGTGGAGTGCTCGAGGAGGAGAACACCTGTGCCCTTCAGCGCCGATGGGGAAGTAAAGCGGATCAACATATCGCCCCGACGCCCGCCTTCCCCAAAGACCACCTGCATCTCCCGCCTCAAGGATCCGCCAGAACCATCGAACGTCGTCAGCGCCACTTGCTGCAACACGCTGGTCGGATACAAGGCGGCGAACCCGTCCGACAAGCTCATGTGATGCGTTGCAGCCTCGCGAGCGCCCACCACCAGCGGGGACGCGACCAGCAGCCCCGCCAAACAAACCAGTGCCCCGAACCTCAAAGCCTTTCCCTTAGCTCATCGATGGAAGCCAGAAGCGGCACCATGCCACAGGCTGCGGCAAGCTCCTCGGCCGTGTCGAGGTCTCGGAGGGGCTCCCCCTGTCGCCGCGCACACAAGGTTGAGGCAAGCCCGAAATGGCTGTAGGCGAGGGCCGGGAGAGCACCGACGCGAGTATTGATCGCGATCGCGGCTCGATAGTGGCGCGCCGCGACGTCGGGCTCTCCAGCGGCGAACGCCGCAGTCGCGATGAACCTATCGCTGCTGCCCCAGCAGTAGCTTCCGAAACCCACAACGCACAGCTGCCCTGAGAACCGGACGAACCGCCCAAAGATCGCCCGTGCATCTACTACGGATCCGTACGCCCCAACCGTCAGGGACATTGCGCAGGCAGTGCCGAACCACGCGTTGCGTCTCGGTCGATCCAAGAGAGCGGCGTCGTTGCACGACTTCCACAGGAGTGTGGCTTCCGCTTTTCTCCCGATCTCGTGAAGGAGGTAGCAGAACCCTGCCCTCCACCCATCAACCCGGGGGAACGAGTCTGACATGATCCTGACCGAACCGGTTGACTTCTGGAGGTCGCCCGTATCCAGCGATGCCATCGCGCTCTGCAAAGCGAAGCTATGCGATGCGTTCACATCACCGACAGAGGTGCCCAAATCGAGGAGCGCCTGCCTCATCTCGGACGCGAAACCGAAGTCTCCGCGAAGGAGCGAGACGCAACCGCGAAACATGGGGACGTACCATGCAGCTGAGTCCGCACCTGCGCCGGCGACAGTCTTCTCGAAAGCATCGATTGCGTACTCGGCGCTTGAAACTTCGCCCGTTTGCAGGAGGCCCGTGATCTCCAACACCCGATCCGAAAGGCATATACCGGTGCTGGCGATTCGCGTCTGCGGCGAACCGAGGTCGAAGGAAGCCATCCGCGAAGCAGAACGCACGTAGCAGCGAGCTTCTTTTCCGGCTTTCGCCGCCTCGCGTCGCGCTTGACTAAGGAGACCCGGAATCTCCCGAAATCGATCTTCAGACCAATGGAGCGCGACTGCCAAGCGCGCATAGAGCCGTGCGCGATGATCGTGATGCGCCCGAAGAGGCACAAGGCTAGATACCGCCTCTTCGAGCAAAGCCACGAGAGATGGGTCAAAGACACCGGTCTCTATCGCGAGAAGGTCAGCACTCGATTCGAGTGCTGCCTCCGCCAAGAGATCTGGACGGGAGCATCGCCTAGCGAACACGATCGCGGCATCGAGAAACGCCTCCGACTCCTTCCGGCGCCCCATCGTCCGACTGAGCCTTCCTAAGCGGATCAGGATTTCAGAACGAATCTCATCGCAACCCAGGAACGACCCATCGAGCACCGCCTGAGCTCGTCGCAAGCAGTCGAGAGCTGCGGGAAGATCCCGACAAGATACAGCCCACTCTGACGCTCGAACGAAATGATCAATCGAGGTCTCAAGATCCCGCTCACCGCCTGCGTCTCGATGGTGCTCTGCGATGCGCTCGCTAAAGGGTCCAGGGATCGCCCCACAACGGGCCTGCATCTCTATCGCGAGCCCACGGTGCAGTGCCTGTCGAGTTGCGAGGGGAGCGGACCGGTAGACCGCCTTGCGCAACGTCGAGTTCGCGAACCTGAACCGTGGCGACAGATCTGCCATAACCACACCCGCTTCTTGAGCGTGCCAGATCGCTCCGTCCACGTCGGCGGTGGACTCAACCATCGACCGCAGCAATGCCAAGTCGAAGGTCTCCCCGATCACGCTGGCCGCTACCAGAACATCTCGAACATGCTTCGGACAACCATCCAACCGGCGGCGATAGTGTCCCTCGAGAGTCGCGGCAATTGGAGCCTGCCGCACGAGCTTCTCTACATCGTTGCCTGACGAACTACGCAGGTGATCCTTGATCGCTTCGTAGAGAAAAAGCGGGCTCCCGGCCGTTCGTTGCGCGAGATGGGCAGCCGAATCCGTCGAAATTCGGAGCCCGAACCTCGCCCTAAGGAAACGCTGTGTTTCTCGCCCACCGAATCGAGGCAGCCGCACAAGGGAGGCGCTGGAGTCTCCCGCGGCGGCGAGCAAGTCCTTGGAGCGTGCAGACAGCGTTCCGGCAGATACGGAGCACGCGGTAGCACATACAACGATTGGAACATCAGATATGCGCTCAAGCAAGTGGACCAAGTACTGAAACCGATGCCCCGGTAGAGCCTCGATATCATCGAGCAACAGAGCGTGGGGCTTGTCCCGGCAGCGTTGACGAACCCGCTGCACCCAGGCTTCGGAACTCACGGTAGCGTGCGGCCCGACACCAGACCGGCTTCTTGGCACCCCCCAGTCTCCCACGTCCCGGTCACGGGGCGCCGGGCCGACCTCGGAAGCGCCCCCGACAATGCTTAGAGCCTCCTCATCGCAGCGTTCAGCGGACACAACGAATGCGGCCGCCGTAGCGCGATCAGCGAACTGAGACAGCGTCGTGCTTCGGCCACTGCCGGGCTCTCCTGCCAAGAGAAGGAGCCTTCCCTCCCCATAGCTCGCCGTCGACAACGCGAGACTGAACGCGCGCAGGACCCCCTCTCGCGAGATGAACTCTCCCAAAGAGGATTCGACATCGCCCACGAACTGATAGCCGGCCCGTGGAATCGTGCGGATCCACTCACGGTCATCTCCTGCCGCTCTAAGTGAGCGGCGAAGGGAGTGCACCGCGAATCGCACAGCCTCGGGACTGACATGCTCTGCGCACCACACATCCCGCACCAGCTCCTCGCGGGAGACGACTCGAGATCGGTTCTCTACCAGGAACATCAACAGCTCGAACGGTTTCGGCGAGAGATCCAGGCTTCGTCCTTTGTAGCTGACGATCCGCGCCCCAACGGATACGCGAAAATCACCGAACGCGAAGTCAGAGTCGAAGTCGATCGGTCCCACAGAATCATTATCACCCCGCGGGCCAAACGATCCGCCCCCGCGGGGAGCCTCATTCGAGAATCCAACGCGAACCAAACAACAAAGCTCGCGCCCACCACATAGCCTTGCGACGACGCCTGATCCCTTGGAGACGCCGTGAGTCAACCTTGTGCGCTAATTGCCCACCCGAACACCCGGAGAGCCCGGTTCGCAGCCACCCTCGCCGAACGAGCCGGGTACTCACCCCGAATCGTCGAGGCCCCCGCGGCCCCTCTGCTTCGGTCCCTGCCCGAAGTGGCTGTCGTGTTCGCTAGGCATTCGCCGCCTTCGATCGACGCCGTTTCTCTGATGAGAGAATCCCGGCGTCGTTCGGCCTCCTACTTCATCGTCGAAGTCGCTAGTCGCGACATCGATGGGGCGGTACTCGCGACGAGGGTTGGCGCTGACCGAGTTGTGACGCCGCAAGAGCGATCGATCCCCTTTCCTTCTCCTTCGGAAACCGAGGAGCAGCGAGCGAGCTCTCTCCAGCTGCATGGGACGAGCGCATCCTCTGGACTTCTCCGAGCGCGATTGTCGGCGCTTGCGACCCACACTACGCCCGTGATCTTCGCGGGCGAAACTGGCAGCGGTCGCTTCCACGCCGCTAGGTGGCTCAGCGAGGAAGCTCGCTTTGCGACATCGGGCACAACCGTTATCCGACCGGGGGCCACCAGGCCAACGCGGAGCCTCTCCAAGCGTGTGGTTATTCTCCGCGATCTCGATCAGTACTCGAGGACGGATAAGGCGTACTGGGCGAGCGTGATCGCGGCGTCTGCCCTGCATTCGGAGCATGCACCGGCTCGCGCCATCGCAACGATCGGGTCCGACAAGAAATGGGGCCTGACCGAGCTTGCACCAGAACTCGCGCAGTTTGCAGTTCACGTAGCTCCCCTGCGAGAGCGCACTGAAGACGTCAAACCCTTGGCCGATTTCTTCGCAAGTACTTTCTCTCAAGCAATCGAACGCAGACGACCAGTGATAGACGAATCAGCTTACGCCTGCCTCCAGAAACAAGACTGGCCGAGGAATCTTGCCCAACTCAAATCAGTCATAGAGAGGACTGTTGCCCTTACCTACGGAGATGTGATTTGTTCAATTGATGTCGAGAATGCCCTCGTCGATTCACCCTTCAGCGTGGGCATACTCCGAGACATGAGAAGGGATGATCAGAAACGCGAACTGACGGAGCTGCTTGAGTCAACCGGTGGAAACATCGCCGAAGCCGCTCGCCGACTCGGCCTGAGCCGAGGTGCGGTGATCTACCGCGCCCAGAAGTTCGGTCTGATGCCGAGTCGAGCGCGATCGCGAAGCCTATAGGCATCAGGAAAGTTGAGCTTCCCTACCCCGTTCAAGGTCTGCCCCAGCTGCCGCGAAGAGTTCCAACGCACGGTCGAGTTTTGTTCGGACTGCGACGTCCCGCTCGTATTCCCGGGCGAAGAACCCGCGGAGGAAGCCGCTTCGCAGGAGCCCCTCGAGCTACTGACCAAGGGCGGGCCTTGGCAGCTCGAGGCGCTCGCCGAGCACCTCGCGCAGCGCGGCATCCCCTGTCACATCGACACCGACCCGCCTCAGGCGGCCATTCAGGGCCCGCAGTCCTACCGGCGCACGGGTTTCCAGGGACGGGCTACGGAGTTGGCCCTGTACGTCGCCACCTCGGACCTGGGCGATGCACGAGGCCTGGCGGAAGAACACCTGCGAAGCCGGCTGCCCGATGGGGGCGAAGAGATCGCCGAGGGCGAGATCCTCGACGCATGTCCCGCCTGTGAAACGCC from Myxococcota bacterium carries:
- a CDS encoding helix-turn-helix domain-containing protein, which codes for MRESRRRSASYFIVEVASRDIDGAVLATRVGADRVVTPQERSIPFPSPSETEEQRASSLQLHGTSASSGLLRARLSALATHTTPVIFAGETGSGRFHAARWLSEEARFATSGTTVIRPGATRPTRSLSKRVVILRDLDQYSRTDKAYWASVIAASALHSEHAPARAIATIGSDKKWGLTELAPELAQFAVHVAPLRERTEDVKPLADFFASTFSQAIERRRPVIDESAYACLQKQDWPRNLAQLKSVIERTVALTYGDVICSIDVENALVDSPFSVGILRDMRRDDQKRELTELLESTGGNIAEAARRLGLSRGAVIYRAQKFGLMPSRARSRSL
- a CDS encoding outer membrane lipoprotein-sorting protein; protein product: MSLSDGFAALYPTSVLQQVALTTFDGSGGSLRREMQVVFGEGGRRGDMLIRFTSPSALKGTGVLLLEHSTLYVYLPALRRSRRVSVGQMRDAFFGSDFSYQDLLPKRASDFTLIDRGEAGDCEVFILLPSQSSQLSYSKFDVCVDHSVSRIQWIDVVAGAGKKRLVVSYDEENRRSVSSVRVVADQGRVVSELELLESRSIKAPGVALFGVSNLDRGSARRDRKLVRDVGSPNER
- a CDS encoding zinc ribbon domain-containing protein, which codes for MSFPTPFKVCPSCREEFQRTVEFCSDCDVPLVFPGEEPAEEAASQEPLELLTKGGPWQLEALAEHLAQRGIPCHIDTDPPQAAIQGPQSYRRTGFQGRATELALYVATSDLGDARGLAEEHLRSRLPDGGEEIAEGEILDACPACETPLTPGADACGECGLPFAVQTIQCLSCGQEANSDEAACPHCGARWDA